A section of the Choristoneura fumiferana chromosome 5, NRCan_CFum_1, whole genome shotgun sequence genome encodes:
- the LOC141427971 gene encoding uncharacterized protein, with protein sequence MEADSTTFDTSPKEASCETRFPFIVSPENHQLYDSFTTLTDDTSLERQIVEKLQSHGLLQKTVNCPTGKPECKVECKKARVIDRVQWVCSGCGSRQSVRQGSLFQKLQCSLLQALQVILAWSEDADCALVAEHYGVKPRVVNLLYNKLDELAAKEQSSCRLGGGGSVVLAALYPACVDRLSPDTTAQPHRHSVLMLADTNLVPTRYWLHVIKDDNKKTPAYSSMDHEHLKAQIEEVVKEMTLPDSLLVSGWGVPALGGATSTQHLFQHCDHDMQQFLSSRIWRRAVSLCAASRSLCAGAAQRYLGAALFARAPPCSKRRCDCWLQTLPTTPDFAFFSIISDRITSFGIIIISPKFISQNLMSEARRA encoded by the exons ATGGAAGCGGATTCTACTACCTTCGATACTAGTCCAAAAGAAGCATCATGTGAGACACGATTTCCGTTCATCGTTAGCCCAGA AAATCATCAACTGTATGACAGCTTCACTACTTTGACTGATGACACTAGTCTAGAAAGGCAGATAGTGGAGAAACTCCAGTCTCATGGTCTTCTGCAGAAAACAGTCAACTGTCCTACAGGAAAACCGGAGTGCAAGGTTGAGTGCAAAAAAGCTAGAGTCATTGACAG GGTTCAATGGGTGTGTTCCGGCTGTGGGTCTCGTCAGTCGGTGCGTCAGGGCTCCTTATTCCAAAAGCTGCAGTGCTCTTTACTGCAGGCGCTGCAAGTTATACTGGCGTGGAGCGAGGATGCCGACTGCGCGCTTGTTGCTGAACATTATG GTGTAAAACCGCGAGTGGTGAACCTATTATACAACAAGTTGGACGAGCTAGCCGCGAAGGAGCAGAGCTCGTGCCGCCTGGGAGGGGGAGGCAGCGTGGTGCTGGCCGCGCTGTACCCCGCCTGCGTGGACCGGCTGTCTCCAGACACCACCGCGCAGCCGCACAGGCACTCTGTGCTCATGCTCGCCGATACCAAC CTTGTTCCAACACGCTATTGGTTGCACGTGATAAAAGATGACAACAAGAAGACACCTGCTTATAGCTCTATGGACCATGAG CATCTAAAAGCGCAAATAGAGGAGGTGGTGAAAGAGATGACGCTCCCTGACTCTCTGCTGGTGAGCGGGTGGGGCGTCCCCGCGCTGGGCGGCGCCACCTCCACGCAGCATCTGTTCCAGCACTGCGACCACGATATGCAGCAGTTCC TATCATCCCGCATCTGGCGTCGCGCGGTGTCGCTATGCGCGGCGTCCCGTTCGctgtgcgcgggcgcagcgcaGCGCTACCTCGGCGCGGCGCTGTTCGCGCGCGCCCCGCCCTGTTCCAAGCGGCGCTGCGATTGCTGGCTACAGACACTGCCGACCACGCCTGACTTTGCTTTTTTTAGCATAATCTCAGATCGCATAACGtcgtttggcataattatcATATCACCGAAATTCATATCGCAGAACCTTATgagtgaagccagacgagcgtaa
- the LOC141427778 gene encoding uncharacterized protein isoform X2, which yields MVNYKRVVCEVALVAALVAVAGAAPAPPAPDCHYDQRQNGSENYRLNIDGVVIAVAPADSLLAAASEIDLSDLLDLTDYPEHSSASPLEPKPEDSKPQDSKPSEAKPEGEKPSDLSTLDVSQNTAKPQKKEAFNRKQEKAQR from the coding sequence ATGGTCAACTACAAGCGCGTCGTTTGCGAGGTGGCGCTGGTCGCAGCTTTGGTCGCGgtcgccggcgccgcgcccgcgccgcccgcccccgACTGCCACTACGACCAGCGGCAGAACGGCTCCGAGAACTACCGGCTCAACATCGATGGAGTCGTCATCGCTGTCGCGCCAGCGGACTCTCTCCTCGCTGCTGCGTCTGAAATCGACCTGAGCGACCTCCTAGACTTGACTGACTACCCCGAGCACTCTTCCGCGTCGCCTCTGGAGCCGAAGCCAGAGGACAGCAAGCCCCAGGACTCCAAGCCCTCCGAAGCCAAGCCCGAGGGTGAGAAGCCTTCCGACCTGTCCACGCTCGATGTCAGCCAGAACACCGCCAAGCCGCAGAAAAAGGAAGCCTTTAATCGCAAACAGGAGAAGGCGCAAaggtag
- the LOC141427778 gene encoding uncharacterized protein isoform X1, which produces MVNYKRVVCEVALVAALVAVAGAAPAPPAPDCHYDQRQNGSENYRLNIDGVVIAVAPADSLLAAASEIDLSDLLDLTDYPEHSSASPLEPKPEDSKPQDSKPSEAKPEGEKPSDLSTLDVSQNTAKPQKKEAFNRKQEKAQRLKNRLAQFLLPLLRKTRHH; this is translated from the exons ATGGTCAACTACAAGCGCGTCGTTTGCGAGGTGGCGCTGGTCGCAGCTTTGGTCGCGgtcgccggcgccgcgcccgcgccgcccgcccccgACTGCCACTACGACCAGCGGCAGAACGGCTCCGAGAACTACCGGCTCAACATCGATGGAGTCGTCATCGCTGTCGCGCCAGCGGACTCTCTCCTCGCTGCTGCGTCTGAAATCGACCTGAGCGACCTCCTAGACTTGACTGACTACCCCGAGCACTCTTCCGCGTCGCCTCTGGAGCCGAAGCCAGAGGACAGCAAGCCCCAGGACTCCAAGCCCTCCGAAGCCAAGCCCGAGGGTGAGAAGCCTTCCGACCTGTCCACGCTCGATGTCAGCCAGAACACCGCCAAGCCGCAGAAAAAGGAAGCCTTTAATCGCAAACAGGAGAAGGCGCAAag ATTAAAAAATCGCCTCGCCCAGTTCCTGCTGCCTCTGTTGAGGAAAACCCGTCATCACTGA